One Paenibacillus sp. FSL H7-0737 DNA segment encodes these proteins:
- a CDS encoding gluconeogenesis factor YvcK family protein has translation MGGGTGLSVMLRGLKEKPLDITAIVTVADDGGSSGILRSELQMPPPGDIRNVLTAMADVEPLMADIMRYRFNTGEGLAGHSLGNLILAALTDISGDFVTAVRELSRLFAVRGRVLPAAGDAVVLRAEMSDGTIITGESKIPEAGGIIKRVSLEPADVEPLPEALEAIRNADAILLGPGSLYTSILPNLLVPKLAEAVVSSDAIKIFVCNVMTQPGETDNYTVNDHLQAVYDHIGIHLFDYIIVNDGEIPEQVQSKYAEKGARPVQLDKDVLEGSAYKVIADKLVLFRTYLRHDTDKLSHHIYQLVQDWINRNPRV, from the coding sequence ATGGGCGGTGGCACGGGGCTATCTGTCATGCTTCGCGGCTTAAAAGAAAAGCCGTTAGATATTACAGCTATAGTTACCGTAGCAGATGATGGAGGAAGCTCGGGCATTTTGCGCAGTGAACTGCAAATGCCGCCTCCTGGGGACATCCGTAACGTATTAACAGCTATGGCTGATGTAGAGCCGCTCATGGCGGATATTATGAGATATCGTTTCAACACGGGCGAAGGCTTGGCGGGTCATAGTCTTGGCAATTTAATTCTTGCCGCGCTTACAGATATATCAGGCGATTTTGTCACAGCTGTTCGTGAGCTTAGCCGATTATTTGCTGTTCGCGGAAGGGTATTACCCGCTGCGGGGGATGCCGTAGTATTGCGTGCAGAAATGTCAGACGGCACGATTATCACGGGTGAGTCTAAGATACCGGAAGCAGGCGGGATCATTAAACGGGTTTCTTTGGAGCCTGCTGATGTTGAACCGTTGCCTGAAGCACTTGAAGCGATTCGAAATGCTGATGCAATTCTTTTGGGGCCAGGTAGTCTATATACGAGCATTCTTCCGAACCTACTTGTTCCGAAGTTAGCAGAAGCAGTTGTATCTTCTGATGCAATCAAAATTTTTGTCTGCAATGTAATGACTCAGCCTGGTGAAACGGATAATTATACTGTAAATGACCATCTACAAGCCGTTTATGATCATATTGGGATTCATTTATTTGATTATATTATTGTGAATGACGGTGAAATTCCAGAGCAGGTGCAGTCGAAATACGCTGAGAAGGGTGCACGTCCGGTACAGCTCGACAAGGATGTACTAGAAGGCAGTGCATATAAAGTTATAGCGGATAAGCTAGTGTTATTCCGAACTTATTTAAGGCATGATACCGATAAGCTTAGTCATCATATCTATCAGCTTGTGCAAGATTGGATAAACAGAAACCCTAGGGTATAA
- a CDS encoding DUF438 domain-containing protein → MSELINNREVDVPEQTRRQAMLKEIIKELHAGKSVEEVKARFEEAVGDVTVAEISAMEHSLMTEEGIPVSEVQRLCSVHTAIFKGSIEQIHRSSKPEEQPGHPVHTFKLENREIERLVNFRLDLHAAKFQKNDSEELIFKLLEDLSLLLDLDKHYSRKENLLFPYLEKYGIYGPTKVMWGVDDHIRRMIKEAKAALSSYSGNAADIGVQLTEIIKEVNEMIFKEENILLPMSLDKLTEDEWVKIARESDEIGFCLTAPEQEWIPERAAEPEGAALQGEAVGAAPQEGFIRFETGLLSLHQLETVLNHLPVDLTFIDENDVVRYFSHGKERIFARTKAVIGRTVQNCHPPQSVHVVEKLLEDFKEGRKDAEDFWINIKDKFIYIRYFAVRDETGRYMGTLEFTQNIAPIRALEGQKRILSE, encoded by the coding sequence ATGAGTGAATTGATAAATAACCGCGAGGTTGATGTACCGGAGCAAACTCGTCGCCAAGCCATGCTCAAGGAGATTATTAAAGAACTGCATGCAGGCAAAAGTGTTGAAGAGGTTAAGGCACGCTTCGAGGAAGCTGTAGGTGATGTTACTGTTGCGGAAATCTCTGCAATGGAGCATTCGTTAATGACTGAAGAGGGAATTCCAGTATCCGAGGTACAGCGGCTTTGTTCGGTGCATACAGCAATATTCAAAGGCTCTATTGAGCAAATTCACCGCTCCTCAAAGCCTGAAGAACAACCCGGTCACCCAGTCCACACCTTCAAGCTAGAAAACCGTGAGATTGAAAGACTTGTGAACTTCCGTTTAGATTTGCATGCTGCAAAATTCCAGAAGAATGACAGCGAGGAGCTGATCTTTAAGCTGCTGGAGGATCTTAGCTTACTGCTGGATCTAGATAAACACTATAGTCGAAAAGAAAATCTGTTGTTCCCTTACCTTGAAAAATACGGCATTTATGGACCAACCAAGGTAATGTGGGGCGTGGATGATCATATCCGTCGTATGATTAAAGAGGCAAAAGCAGCGCTCAGCAGCTACAGCGGAAATGCAGCAGATATTGGTGTTCAACTTACGGAGATCATCAAGGAAGTTAATGAAATGATTTTTAAGGAAGAAAATATTTTATTGCCTATGTCGCTGGATAAATTGACGGAAGACGAATGGGTCAAAATCGCTCGGGAGAGCGATGAGATCGGATTCTGCCTAACGGCGCCGGAACAGGAGTGGATACCCGAACGTGCCGCAGAGCCGGAAGGTGCAGCATTGCAGGGTGAAGCAGTGGGAGCCGCTCCGCAAGAAGGGTTCATCCGTTTTGAGACAGGGCTGTTGTCATTGCATCAGCTCGAAACAGTACTCAATCACCTGCCAGTAGATCTGACATTCATTGATGAGAATGATGTCGTTCGATATTTTTCACACGGGAAGGAACGTATCTTTGCCCGAACTAAGGCAGTTATCGGCCGCACGGTACAGAACTGTCATCCGCCTCAAAGTGTTCATGTGGTGGAGAAGCTTCTGGAAGACTTTAAGGAAGGTCGTAAGGATGCTGAGGACTTCTGGATCAACATCAAGGATAAATTTATCTATATCCGTTATTTCGCTGTCCGCGACGAGACTGGTCGGTATATGGGTACGCTGGAGTTTACACAGAATATCGCACCTATCCGTGCACTGGAGGGGCAAAAGCGTATTTTGTCAGAATAA
- a CDS encoding ROK family glucokinase, translating into MSENIYVGVDLGGTAIKVGICNAEGTLLHTYEGPTGTAEGVDTVIDNIEKYVRQIVEDSPYSWDQLAGVGAGVAGFTNIREGIIILAPNIGFKDVPIRSILEDRWNKPVKIDNDANVAALGEAWSGAGRGIENCVCYTLGTGVGGGIIINGKIYQGFAGLAGELGHITVVPDLEAIQCGCGNMGCLETVSSATGIIRMANDAVARGDRTSLSMVEKIAAKEVFDAAKAGDEVAIRIVNRAAYYLGKSMASVAAVLNPEVFIIGGGVSKAGDILFDEVRRVFAKLAPAPLQTGVSIIPAELGNDAGIVGAAGLLLRS; encoded by the coding sequence ATGTCTGAGAATATCTACGTTGGCGTGGATTTGGGTGGAACTGCAATTAAGGTTGGAATCTGCAATGCTGAGGGAACGCTACTGCATACTTATGAGGGACCCACAGGAACTGCAGAAGGTGTCGATACTGTTATCGATAATATCGAGAAGTATGTACGCCAAATTGTGGAGGATTCCCCGTACTCTTGGGATCAGCTTGCAGGTGTAGGCGCGGGCGTAGCAGGGTTCACAAATATTCGTGAAGGAATCATTATCCTTGCGCCCAACATAGGATTTAAAGATGTGCCGATTCGTTCCATTTTGGAAGACCGCTGGAACAAGCCTGTCAAAATAGACAATGATGCGAACGTGGCTGCACTGGGTGAAGCCTGGAGTGGTGCAGGACGCGGGATTGAAAACTGTGTCTGCTATACGCTAGGAACAGGTGTTGGTGGCGGAATCATTATTAACGGAAAGATTTATCAAGGTTTTGCAGGTCTAGCAGGTGAGCTTGGCCATATCACTGTAGTGCCGGATTTGGAAGCCATTCAATGTGGTTGCGGTAATATGGGATGTCTGGAAACCGTTTCCTCTGCTACAGGAATTATTCGTATGGCTAACGATGCAGTAGCTCGTGGTGATCGTACTTCCCTCTCAATGGTAGAGAAGATTGCTGCGAAGGAAGTCTTTGATGCGGCTAAGGCTGGCGATGAAGTAGCGATTCGCATAGTAAACCGTGCAGCATACTACCTGGGTAAATCTATGGCTTCTGTTGCAGCCGTGCTTAACCCTGAGGTCTTTATCATTGGTGGTGGTGTGTCTAAGGCTGGAGATATTCTATTTGATGAAGTTCGTCGTGTGTTTGCTAAGCTCGCACCGGCTCCGCTTCAGACTGGTGTTTCGATTATTCCTGCAGAGCTTGGTAATGATGCAGGTATTGTGGGTGCAGCAGGTCTTCTGCTTCGTTCTTAA
- the whiA gene encoding DNA-binding protein WhiA has product MSFAALTKKELTMVESEPCCEKAEMSALIRMNGSVQLSSKKVILDISTENAAIARRVYSLLKKYYQVHIELLVRKKMRLKKNNVYIVRIPSRVQEILNDLRIVSEGFIFTDGIDKEIVGNNCCKRAYLRGAFLAGGSVNNPEGSSYHLEISSMYEEHCKALVDLAGEFHLNARCIERKKGFILYIKEGEKIIEFLSLIGAHQALFKFEDVRIMRDMRNSVNRIVNCETANLNKTISAAVRQIENIKLLQREVGLESLPDKLREVAEIRMAHPDINLKEVGEMLKGTVSKSGVNHRLRKIDELADKVRGG; this is encoded by the coding sequence TTGTCTTTTGCGGCCCTTACAAAAAAAGAGCTGACGATGGTGGAGAGTGAGCCCTGTTGTGAGAAGGCGGAAATGTCAGCGCTTATCCGTATGAATGGATCTGTGCAGCTTTCAAGCAAAAAGGTGATTCTCGACATTTCGACGGAGAACGCCGCGATTGCAAGGCGGGTATATTCTTTGCTTAAGAAATATTACCAGGTCCATATTGAGCTACTCGTGCGTAAAAAAATGCGTTTGAAGAAAAATAACGTTTATATCGTTAGAATCCCTAGTCGCGTACAGGAAATCTTAAATGATCTCAGAATTGTGTCCGAAGGATTTATTTTTACCGACGGTATTGATAAAGAGATTGTTGGGAATAACTGCTGTAAGCGTGCTTATTTGCGGGGTGCCTTTTTGGCGGGCGGATCCGTTAATAATCCGGAGGGTTCCTCTTACCATTTGGAGATTTCCTCGATGTATGAGGAGCATTGTAAGGCGCTGGTCGATCTGGCTGGTGAATTTCACCTAAACGCACGCTGCATTGAACGTAAAAAAGGGTTCATTCTATACATTAAAGAAGGCGAGAAGATTATCGAATTCTTAAGTCTGATCGGGGCGCATCAAGCGTTGTTCAAATTTGAGGATGTAAGAATTATGCGCGATATGCGTAATTCCGTGAATCGGATCGTGAACTGCGAGACCGCGAATCTCAATAAAACGATAAGTGCCGCGGTGCGGCAGATTGAGAATATCAAACTGCTGCAGCGAGAAGTGGGTCTGGAGAGCTTACCGGATAAACTGCGAGAAGTTGCAGAAATTCGAATGGCACATCCAGATATCAACCTTAAAGAGGTTGGTGAAATGCTGAAAGGTACGGTTAGTAAGTCCGGAGTAAATCATCGACTTCGTAAGATTGATGAACTGGCGGACAAGGTTCGAGGCGGCTAG
- the rapZ gene encoding RNase adapter RapZ translates to MTELDNTPTAGATLIIITGMSGAGKTIAVQSLEDLGFFCVDNLPPVLIPKFAELIEQSKGKIAKVALVIDLRGREFFTALSESLAYIKDESTIGCEILFLDATDSVLVQRYKESRRHHPLAPKGLPLDGIKLERKMLEELKNSATLCLDTSSMKPVQLKEKIVSRFSHLGKSTLSVNITSFGFKYGIPIDADLVFDVRFLPNPHYVDHLRPKTGQDSDVYDYVMKWPETQVFLTKLLDMLHFLIPQYRREGKSQIIIGIGCTGGKHRSVAISEYLGKMLGVSETESVAVSHRDSERDRH, encoded by the coding sequence ATGACCGAATTGGACAATACTCCAACGGCTGGAGCCACCCTGATCATTATTACCGGAATGTCAGGTGCGGGTAAGACAATTGCTGTGCAGAGTCTGGAAGACCTAGGGTTCTTCTGTGTCGATAATTTGCCGCCGGTGCTGATCCCTAAGTTTGCAGAACTGATTGAGCAGTCGAAGGGTAAGATCGCCAAGGTAGCGCTTGTGATTGACCTGCGCGGTAGGGAATTCTTCACTGCTTTGTCCGAGTCTCTAGCCTATATTAAAGATGAGTCAACCATTGGCTGTGAAATCTTGTTCTTGGATGCTACGGATTCGGTGCTTGTGCAGCGTTACAAGGAAAGCCGGCGTCATCATCCTCTAGCGCCTAAGGGACTTCCGCTTGATGGTATCAAGCTGGAACGTAAAATGCTTGAGGAATTAAAGAATTCAGCTACATTATGTCTGGATACTAGCAGTATGAAACCAGTGCAGCTCAAGGAGAAGATCGTTTCTCGGTTCTCGCATTTAGGAAAAAGTACACTCTCCGTCAACATTACATCGTTCGGATTTAAGTATGGTATTCCTATTGATGCAGACCTCGTCTTCGATGTTCGCTTTTTGCCTAACCCACATTATGTGGATCACCTGCGGCCAAAAACAGGTCAGGACAGCGATGTCTATGACTATGTAATGAAGTGGCCTGAAACACAGGTGTTCCTGACCAAACTGCTCGATATGCTTCATTTCTTAATTCCGCAATATCGTAGGGAAGGTAAATCCCAGATTATTATCGGCATTGGCTGTACAGGCGGGAAACACCGTTCAGTAGCCATTTCTGAATATTTGGGCAAAATGCTGGGCGTCAGCGAAACGGAATCCGTAGCCGTTAGTCATCGGGATTCCGAGCGTGATCGGCACTAA
- a CDS encoding HPr family phosphocarrier protein, with the protein MTKHPVVVRLKTGLHARPAALFVQEANKFSSEIFVEKDDKKVNAKSIMGIMSLAISSGTEIYISADGADADQAVNALTSLVSKEELENQ; encoded by the coding sequence ATGACAAAGCACCCGGTAGTTGTTCGGTTGAAGACAGGGCTACACGCTCGACCGGCAGCATTGTTTGTGCAAGAAGCTAACAAGTTTTCGTCGGAGATTTTCGTGGAAAAAGACGATAAAAAAGTAAACGCCAAAAGTATTATGGGTATTATGAGCCTAGCGATCAGTTCCGGCACGGAGATCTATATCAGCGCGGATGGTGCAGACGCGGATCAAGCTGTAAACGCTTTGACGAGTCTCGTCAGCAAAGAAGAGCTTGAGAACCAATAA